The sequence tcaatATTTAAGTTTTCATCTTTTCGAAAAAAGGTCGCTGTgttgcaattgtttgtttttcTTCTACATCTTTAAGAGCGCTTGTAAGGTCTTTTTTGTTTTAagcttttgttgttattgttctgTTCCTCTCTCAAAAAACGCCACTGTTAATACTTTGCTTAATTATTCTTTTTGCTTTCCTTAACTTCACCCTCCTTCGCCTGTCCACGTCCCAATATCTTAGCTAAGCTATCCCAAATGCCACCAAAGAAAATTGcgcaaaataaattttcaaatggCAGGAAGGGATCGTGTATACCCAGAAGTATAGATGACAATTTGAAGTAAACCAGGAAAATGACAATACCGAAATACACGAGCGCATGTGGTGCTGAGATCCAATCTGTCTTCTTATCCAGCACAAATATGATTGAGGCCAACAATGAGGCTTTTGTGTAGCTAAAATTTTATTTgcagtaaattttaaaaatgctttAAAAGCTATCGCTGTAATACTTACAATGAAGGCTGCATAAACTCCATTGCCGTAGGTGTCCATGCGCCACGTATCAAACGTTCTAACAATTTGGTAAAACCTGCGCCATTACCTTTTAGTGTACCAATTATAATCATTATAATCCATGCATTTGGGTATAGTTTTGCCGCATGTGAGACACCATCATAAACTTTCTTGGCGCGATAAATTTCCTTCATAGCACTCGCTACCACTTTGATGggaagaaatttgccaattttatAGCCAATGTCGAAGGGTGTATAGAAAATCATATAcctaaatgaaaaattaattatttaaattgattaattatttattaaaagcGTAATACCGTttccacacagaaacttaatcgaatcacaattctatttaatgaaataattaagtttcccttttcatacagggcctttttcTTCATTAAGCGAGCATCTGTCAGCaatcccaaaaaaatatttcgtttttacaaaaaatagttaaaacggaaagcagacgtttcctgcttaactataaatacaatcaaaataaaatgcatgcgaaACTACCCATCGATGTTGCACCTAATCAAATATTATAGGTTTATTTGGAAGAGGTTCAAAGATGTtactatttgaaaataaaataattaaacaaaaacttttatgttaaacgggtttattgaaaacaatacttacatgaaataataataatactaaaagctagaaaataattaggtaggtcctaggtactagtcatcatactcatcaatctagggcgttgatcagaaaattaaataaaagcgttgggcgcgtgaaatttctaaaaatgtgaggcgtagttTAACCGGATTAAGGTTCAGCTGGTCTCATATATGacttagaggtttacgccgatcactttatcggcggcggcgaagtaggctctattatataccggcggcggcggcgtgggcagcgctgcgtctgctgaaaagaaatagagatacaccaaatagccacacttttgtctgtatatctcgcgcaaagcgtagtttcacctagggggGTTAACTCCTAACAATCGTCGCGTTGGCGggcacgcacaaaggcgacttacggttgctattaatggtctattaatactcatgactctcgtggcacagagcgcctccagtgttttcggctgtttttaagagctacaattcccgatgtgcgaacagtagcaatcccgaccaccagtcgctaccacgcctcctgaccttcacacaccatatgccagcacagaagctataggactgcgacttcgaactcataccttcgtcgacgtcactttcctagaagctctaggtgtagctccgaagacattctaacggatgcttttgtcgcgatatgctgccgaactacaccagagaaacaccttgaaacgttagggagtgactattcggccaaggatgccgcctccGAAAAACTAAGTGGAtgccattgcgtaatgggtgaaaaacgtataatcctcggcgcatctacataattaaaattttacaaggaccttggataaaatttttaaaatgcagaccaaagtttgcagacgtttgtgttcacatcattgatttcaatagtcttcgttaaatcaaaacgatattttagaatgaacgtcgaccgattttaagttgaaagatgttaactgctgttttccggctttatgatataagagctcattatggatgaccgcgtagcttcagttttcatactagttcgactgtccactaagttagggtagtagcacacacggtcattagttcgactgttttgggaaagtttttgcttcaccaccttgagtgttcttgcgaaggacaaaacctcacctggtaaatatacatatgtgcctacgtattcacatttgtaaaaggagccgtaacgtgttggtgatatttaaactcggttgataggctataatcaatgtgattcactccaagggactagtttggatagggccgccaactttatgtcaaaccgggagacttgagtgttgaaggatgaagtgtgaaaatgaaaattaacatttcagacgctttgtatagtttcgcaaataaacaacagatgtttgaatataaggccaagtgatttttcaaacccttctatcttcaacttaagtatgaggtaagaatcatttcaaatgagtgtttatgtccctagaacctactaaaggattttgcatcactgatttcgcttattctttcagccaatcgcaatatagattttttttaaaaatcggcaccttttttgggtatattgcttttttaaacaacttgaggacaatttgaaaacatgttcgcctttggtcattttgtttgaattcattgttcgttattaattttttgaaaacaatatgcaaagtgagcatataaatttattatataacttttcttttaatgttttgttttaataacttggcgaATTGtggcaaagtccgtgttaagctgacatcgaaaaggcctcttttttaaaataacttttgaacaattagaaagagttaaatttagcaattagttttttataactggcagtgatgcgcatccgttgataccacttccgaccatatccgaccaattttcgacatgaacaataaatggcctaaatagtcttaaacgagtagaaaatatagtaacgcgccggccgccgccgccgcgccgatatttttgacattcggcggcggcgtgcgaaaaaggaccaaaatcagcggcggcggcggcggcggcgtatatctctaatatgactatcaataaaaatttgacgcgtccaacgcttttatttaattgtctgatcaacgccctagattgatgaggaatgtgatgactagtacctaggacctacctaattattttctagcttttagtattattattacttcatgaaggtattgttttcaataaaaccgtttaaattaaaattttttttttataaatttttttttcaagtttttagacttttttaattgcctattatttatcattctatttagttcatttagtgactcattattacaaggactctttcctgacaatctGTTACAATCTAcgtcttcaatacataatccttccaaagactttgctCGACTGTGCGCCACGTCTagattgtccctcctccaactccaagatattttgatgtcatttctaccggactgtatgtaatatttgttccaaatatgagccaaatccgacatcAAAATATCTTATCCTAATCGAAAGTTATAAGTAATCAAAAAACTGTTCCCACACAATCAGGGTCCCTAGTCTTTAAGAGAAGCAAAAGATATTTCCGGACTATTGTCAATATGTGTGTCAGCTTTCTTTAAGATTTAAAACGCTAAAAGATATTTCCAGACTATTGTCAATCTCTGTGTCAGCTTTCTTTAAGATTTAAAAAGCTAATAACAACGCTTACTTACCAAACAACTGTACCAACCATAAGCTGTGGTGTGTTCTTTAAAGGCGCTAATATAGGTTCACCAAGTAATGCATTGGCTACCATGCCACCAGAAAATATTACCAACATTGTAGACAGCCAGCAAGCAAGTGGATGTTTGCGTGTAAATGCTTGCGCATTCGAACCCAAATCCTCGCGCACAGCTAAAGCAGCTAGGAGGCTATGTGCAATATCGAAATATGGAAACATTTTCAGTTTTATGACCTGATTGGCCATATCCAAGAATGCTTCTGGATCCATCTTGGCGAACTGCAATatattgtataaataataaatgattaGTACTAGATTAAGGTTAGTATGATGTGGCGCGTTCAAAATGCGTTAAGTACTGTCTACTGTTGTAGCGATACTGTCTACTCGTTGGAGATAATAGGTGACCGCCCTAAACTCTTCTCACCCTTTTGCTAACATTTAgagatcaaataaaaataaagatattttCGTAAATTTTACCGGCGACAGTTCACCCACTCAAGATAGTTTTGTGAACTGATCCAGTGATATTTTAACTTGAAAAGTTTTGTGTGCGTTTCGCACAATTTTCGGAACTTCTGTGCTGGGAAAGCGCTAAAAATAGAATTTTCATGTTATCTCTTTTAGAAAACTGGCACACCCCGCACGGAACCATTATATAATTAATAACTCCCGAAATTCAGTTAAAATATTGtaaatgcaaataaaaatttttggtcTAGCTTAAATTTTACTAGTTAaacaatttgaaattaaatatatacatTACATTTCTTCTTCAAACTTTCACGTTATTCCTCCCGACCAATTCACAACACAAAAAAGAACAAATACACAGGCAGTGCTATGTGTCGTGTTGTCCAATAGAAAATTGGCTGTGGTGAACCAGTGTAAAACAGTGCTGCAAAGTGTTACAAATGTAGAGCCGTGTCACAAGCCAAAACAGCAATGCGTTTTTTTAGCgtacgcaaacaaccggcgttttttccCCATACCCAAATAAGCAtacgttgcgacaatgtaaagcatttgtgcaaacgtcaaatgtaaacgtcacgcagaacaaaaattggaaatcgggttaggttttcacgcagaaaattcaatttgggttgctctcatacaagttgtatgtgcatgaaacatttttgacagaaaatgacttgcgtgcgtttatattaggttgccATGTCAAGCGGTGAATATCGTTTATTTTGACAGCCAACAGATGTGCCAAAAGGGGTCTTAAAGAccgattaatggtgacttatccacaAATCACATttacaagattgcgcattgcgcatgtaaacaaaagatcaactgttttttatgagcaatttttatgtcattttcctttagctcttgtttttttctctttctgtcattcgctcaagcagtcaataATGACGtcgatgcgcagaacgaagcaattttgaactcgtgaatgcgcaatcttctgcgAGTGATTTGTGGACTTAtctataaccagataaaacagctgatcgaaccaaccttatggaaattaatgtaatcgattaatggtgccataccacaacgttaaagccataaccatatcatagccaccacccagcaaaaatgtgcccgtaaattgaTTAGGAAAATGACTAAAAGCtatgtcgatggaacacgtaaatcgttaagtagcatttgtacagggcagcggtagcttttgtgaccagtccattccgtcgtacctatttatgtgattgtccatactgctcatacatatacggttttaggttatggaaatgtaaacaaactatagtgctgtactgttcttacattcacgttatggcagtcatattttaagttatatacctgtaacttgactagtatttttacagtatttttacgtaaatatgaccgccttttgactagtattatgaccgtttttttacctggattatactgctatataaataaaacatttctttaattcaaatccattaacatttcttttattcaacatttttataatatattacattatttataatagttgtaaattattaactataaggaAGGAATcatttttcagtcttgttggtgacccataaatacaaattttattgtatgcgattgtatgcaaacaaagttaagggaaacttaaataaattaattaatgatatagaaaacaaaagagaagaactaacagaactattggttgcagtaaaccatcaaatcgcgagtaggcaattaACAATTttagtaagttgacttgtaattcgccaattttatttaatgctataccttttttattttagttcagaaagctgcaattgaggttcgaaagttacaatttaagttcaaaaatttcaattcaagttcagaaaatttaaattgaagctcagaatttctatttgtagttcagaaaattaaaattgaagttcagaatttatgtttgtagttcagaaaattatatttgaacttaaattgtaattttctgaacttcagttgtagtttgctgaactgcagttgaaattcctgagcttcaattataatttactgaacttctattgaaaattgtgaacttcaattgcaatttttttaacttaaattgaaatttctgagctttcagaacttcaattgcaactttcaaattttttttacataaaataaacaatttaaaattttgtctgACAGTTAAAGTagtgaattgcctaccagtggtttgaaaccacttgcattcgtgttggcgtttctctatatcattaatataacaatatcttctgaataatttaattaatacacaaatatacatttttttcctttacattttagaactgtgtacaaaaatatgtaattttacatatcgcaaccttaCCCTTaaagtatttcaactcataatcagagtaactatatgttgaatgttgatttataccacgaaaataacaaaattggtaacaaaaccaggctaaacgataacgttaactaccaaaaaaaagttatttcacgatgctttcatggatcgatttacacttaagtaccgatctgaaatttttttaagtttcggTGTGAGTATCATTTTTCGTTTCTCCGCTGATACAGCATACTATTTTGTGCCTTTTCTTAATCAGAACTTTTGAGTCACGCATAACTTTATGTTGAGCCATGACTTCTGCCAATTCTGGAAGCTGAAATtatagcataaataataattaaagagaaTCAAGGTATTGCGACTACAATTACTAGGGTTTCACAAATAACAGATCAATATTTCACTATGCACCTTTTCTTCATCCTAGTCAATCTAAATTCAAAGTCGATATGcttctgtaatattgtttgtagtatCGCCATTATATTTTCATTTGTTGTAGGGAATGTTCCTTCGTTGGTTAAGGAAGTAGCCGCATTATTCAAAACGGTACTCGTTGTATTTAAGGAGTGAAAGCTTCCTCATCAACACCATCCCTATTCAATGTACCATTAGCCATGATATTTTGTGGGAAATAGCCGAATATCCACAATGCGAACTGTAAAGCATAGACACCCAATTCAAGTGTAACACCACCACCAAAACTGCGCCGCCTAAGAGGAAATACAAATTCAGAGATAAGTAATAAGTAAATGATTTACTCATCCACTCATACATCACTTACATTACACGGCCGATTGGCAAACCGAATGTGCAATTAACATTGAGCACCTCACCCAGGGCGTTGTTCTCTATCTGTTTGCGTATGTATTGATATGCGGGTACACAACGTGACCAAATTCCCTCCATAAGGAATTAGCCTTTGCTATGCGAATGTCCTATCAATTGCAACGTTTGATCCTCATTCATACAAAGTGGTTTCTCACAGAGTACATGCTTGCCATTTATTTCCAAGTGAAAGGGGTTTAGCGATGAAATGTAGACAACATCTAAAATGAAAGAGACTACAGTTGATACATGAAGGTAAATAACGGGAAGAGGTTTCTGACATGCATCTTTTTGTGACCATACCACTTTTGTTCAATGCTTGGTTTACGTTAACCGGCAATTTATCTGACAGAAATAGTTAGTTCAAGTGTTGAATGAGAAGCGCCTGAATTACACGGGCAAGATTGTAGTTCAATTAAGTGGGGTGGAAAGGAATAGGTCTCTGAGAGATTGCttccaaatttttattgaaatttcagGACAATGAGTCCTCACAAATTGGGAGATCGATCAAGCATAAATAAAACTTCAGGCCCATCTATCGAGATGTTCTTTATGTTAAAATGCACATTCGTAGTAAATTGAAACATCCAGCACCACACGACATTGACACATAAGAAAGTCGTGAGGTTAGAACAGCAGTTCAAAGGGAGTTCTCCAGACGTTTATGACATGAATTTCTTCGAAAGCTGAGGTAGCACAACCGAGCGGccaatgccaaaatactgctcccagaaccgtcacgggctgtcttcttatgtccccagaacaccatctacataatgaggcgagaatactccccattagggagagaaatgagatgctaaccaaacaattcctgttgaattcccagaaacctggtcatcccaacagacatgttgttgttgtagcagtgcttcgccccaccaaataggtgcgaccgatcacaaattgtcatcaatatcctctaacgggagtccaaggaaacttgctgtttcaacaggggtgcaccataatgagaggggttttagaggcgttgtggttccacattacaattgaagatatggttggtgtcatgtggggacacattgcaagcagggcagacattttgtatgtcggggttgattctggataggtaagagtttaacctgttacagtatccagaacgaagttgagctagagtgactcgcgtttccctggggagtatgcgttcctcttccgcaagttttgggtactgttatttgagtactggattcactgggcaattcctggcataaaggtccgacttgtagagttcactgaggacctgcatgttttttttgcttcatacggctgagttgtcaggtgctgtatttcctcataatgcttacggatatgactccttaagcccctaggcggtgttggctcatcatctgttgggttgcccaggtttctgggtatacaacaggaactgtttggttagcatctcatttctctccctgatggggagtattctcgcctcattatgtagacggtgttctggggacatacgaAGACAGCCcctggcggttctgagagcagtattttggcaggcctgtagcttctaccagtgagtagtttttaggcttggcgaccatataggggacgcgtagcatgaaattggctggccaattgctttgtatatggTAATGAGCGtgtctttgtcttttccccaagtactgccagcaagggattagaggattttattatggctctggattttcggtataattgcggctgcatgctcatcaaaacatagatcctgatcaaacgttacacccaagattttggggcgtaTGACAGTCGGtatcgtagtgccatcgacgtggatgttaaaaatggtcgacatttgggacgtccaagttgtaaataaggtcgcggaagatttagtcggggataatgccaggtttcgcgaggcgaaaaaactggagagatcagggaggtagccgtttattctgttgcaaagctcattgatCTGTGAGCtttgggtctgtggccattatttgcAGCCATCGGCGATAAATAATGCCGATAAACCGAAGCAATGGGAATTCATAAACTAGTTTTTTAACCATCACTCAAAAGCCGCCACAACTATAATATCCAAGCTTATTAAGAGGTTCCCAATAAATTCATATAAACAAAGTGTGATCACATTTCTGTATGAAATGAGTTTTTGTTAAGAAGCAACATTGTTTAATGGCACCACTTGTCTTTAAAGATCTGTCACTCCTTTGATACGTGGCAAACTCTTACTCGGCTTTGTATTCAGCTACTTAATTTCATTACTAACTGTTATTTTTCTTTGCATatacttatacaaatataatctgtacatatatatattatatatatatatttttttacttctCATCAAACCGCGTGAATAAACGTAGCATATATTTTGTACGTGTTaagtttggcggccaccgtggtgtgatggtagcgtgctccgcctaccacaccggatgccctgggttcaaaccccgggcaaagcaacatcaaaaattttagaaataaggtttttcaattagaagaaaatttttctaagcggggtcgcccctcggcagtgtttggcaagcgctccgggtgtatttctgccatgaaaagctctcagtgaaaactcatctgccttgcagatgccgttcggagtcggcataaaatcatgtaggtcccgtccggccaatttgtagggaaaatcaagaggagcacgacgcaaattggaagagaagctcggccttagatctcttcggaggttatcgcgccttacatttattttttattttttaagtttgcaCTTGATAGCATTTTATTTCATCAGTTTTAAAAGATCATCGCATAATAAGATTTTGCACATTGTTGAGTTCAGTATGAAAATATATGAAATGGTCGTAGGCCCACACCCCGTTTTAGTTCCCTTTAAGATTTCCATTTTGATAAAGACACAACCTGAATGTTTTATagtcttatcgatgttgatggttcttttccAAATATAGATCAGGTTCGTTCCGGTAACAACCGCTaataaggtacaagcccgaccacctGGGGAACGATATAAgaagaccacattaaaccttcttgaCCGAAGGAAGCTCTGCGGGGGAGTGCGGATCGATTCGCGGAAAACAGTCGTAGATTTgagtttaaaaattataaaaaagttataaaaaaaacaaaaaattgtttgtactcgagtctcaaaaaaacgaaattacttttggtattttttttttgaggaattgaaatgtaatcaattcctttgctgtggaggaaaggaattgattactttttccaattactgaggaatgtaatgggtaatgtaatggaattgaatttacctAGCTCTGAagacgaggaatgggagaagggaaaaaaactcgcacggaatttttgtttcgaattgggctgaatatgaaaaatttaaacattattttatgtcTATAGTTAAAATTTTAAGAGGTTTGAgcgaatatattttttaaattgaatagcTTGGTTTATTAATCACATTTATAATTATTGTACATACATTTGACTATCGGCCCAAAAGTAGGTGTAATAGAGACCCTTTATTTTAGGCTTCGTGTAAATATGGAGTTTTTGGTTCCATTACCTTATTTGCTATATTTTATAGACTTGTAGACCTACATTGTCACCCTATACACATCTATATTAGTATTACGTCTAATAAATTTTGGTCGGTCACGCTCTACTGTctatgaagaacttggggtcgccaatgcctcggatgctaaagaaacgtggttcgccacgggtaggtgaggttgacaattgggttggagaagctataaattgcgctggcaacccattcaaAGCGTCCGCAACTCACCTACGCGAGGTCaatccttggggagtgttatcgatgttgatgatcctttgccggatgcatatccggtacgttccggtaccaggcccgaccatctcgggaacgatttgttatggccacatgcgaccttctaggccatcccaccccctaaatccatgaggagttcggggtcgcagagcctctgctgttaatgaaacaggactcgccacggataggcgaggttgacaattgggtctgGAGAAGctatggtaattctttactttagctcacaactgctaaaactcgtccaaaaatattgcgAGGTGTCAAAAACGCGTTatgaacccaggaccacgaatccgaaagcggaaattaaataattagtttctgtcaaaagatatttccaaaaccgaaaaatggccctggggagttccgaaaccgggggtgggatccaaagtaattttgcgcagaacacctttcctgggtgggtccaacaccggtttggagaccaaaactatatctgcgcaaaacacttttacccacctTTTCTTGTGGgttcaacaaaatcatcaaaattacaacaaccacatgaaaattttctaatttgtgatcctgggcccaaagcacgtcttttgacacccctcccaataattttgcacgagttttagcagttttaaacaaattatatatttgaaaCAATGGAAACAACTGAAAATGTTACACGAATACCACTCTTATGATTTGCCCAAGTGAATCTGATTCTCAGGCtccaaatagtattttttttaatatac is a genomic window of Eurosta solidaginis isolate ZX-2024a chromosome 4, ASM4086904v1, whole genome shotgun sequence containing:
- the LOC137249201 gene encoding trans-1,2-dihydrobenzene-1,2-diol dehydrogenase-like yields the protein MEGIWSRCVPAYQYIRKQIENNALGEVLNVNCTFGLPIGRVMRRSFGGGVTLELGVYALQFALWIFGYFPQNIMANGTLNRDGVDEEAFTP
- the LOC137251085 gene encoding trimeric intracellular cation channel type 1B.1, which codes for MDPEAFLDMANQVIKLKMFPYFDIAHSLLAALAVREDLGSNAQAFTRKHPLACWLSTMLVIFSGGMVANALLGEPILAPLKNTPQLMVGTVVWYMIFYTPFDIGYKIGKFLPIKVVASAMKEIYRAKKVYDGVSHAAKLYPNAWIIMIIIGTLKGNGAGFTKLLERLIRGAWTPTAMEFMQPSFYTKASLLASIIFVLDKKTDWISAPHALVYFGIVIFLVYFKLSSILLGIHDPFLPFENLFCAIFFGGIWDSLAKILGRGQAKEGEVKESKKNN